Genomic window (Salvelinus namaycush isolate Seneca chromosome 10, SaNama_1.0, whole genome shotgun sequence):
AACATTTCTATGTTAAGTGTAATATATCAAAGGATTGCCTATGTTTCCTACAATGTGAGTTTTTTTTATTGTCATCCTTCTCTCTTGTCAGACGATGGCTTTTGGACACGATTGTTGAAGTTGCAGACGCAAGAGTTCTCAAATTCCTGAAGAACAGATTCCAAGCCGGTGATGTATCAGCCAACGAGGCTGGACAAACACTTCTGATCGCTTTTAATCATTTAGCAGCAGAGACTGACTTGCTGGAGATGGCCAAGGTGATTGTCTTGGTTGGAGGTGTAACATACAGTTATTTAAATTGCATATGTTTATAAGAACTGAGGTTGGGGCATTCGTATACTTTAGTTTAACTTTTACGTATGCTGGTATTACATAGTTCACATGGCATATCACTCCCACTGTCTGGCTACTGTAAAACATGGAACTGGAATCCCACCGTACTAATACACAGACTGGATTTTGGCATAATGTTCACTATATTACAGGAGGTATTGTTATACGGTAGAAAGACAAAGAGTACATTGTCCCTACATGGGCTTATGGaccatttaacttttttttttacactagaTGACAAAATCATGTGGTCGATGTGATGTGTTCAGAGTGATTCATAATCTATCAATCGTCCCTCTGTAGGAGTTTCTGTCCATGCCCTTCAGTAAGTCCCACCCAATGCTGTGGAACACTGTGGTGCTGTCCTATGGATCACTGGTCTACAGGTACTGTACCTATGAGTATGGTCCGTCTTGCCCGGTGGCAGTTGTTCAGGTAATAGGCTACATTACCATTGCATTACTTACTGGTAAAGAAACCAAATGCATAAGCTATGTTCCAGTTTATTCTGGTTATATGACAGAAGATGGAATTGTGAATGTTATAACTACTGCTGCGTTAATCTTGTGTAGCGTTGCTGTTGTTCAGACTCATTCTGTATAGATATTAGCTGCAAATCACTGCGGATTAGAGAATTCAAGATGTGACACGTCTGTCTCAAACAGCCCCTGTTGGACATGGTGATCGATGGCCTGAAGAGAAACAGTGAACTGGACATGTTGCTAGCCCTGAAGGCCATTGGGAATGCTGGCCACCCCTCCAGCATTAAGACCATCAGGCGCTTCCTCCCCGGAGTGTCTGCCACTCCTGTGACCCTCCCAGCCCGTGTGCTAAGTGCAGCCGTGCAGTCTCTGAGACACCTGGCAGTCAGAGACCCCCACAGcgttagtagtagcagtagtttgGTTTATTTCATTGTGTACACATTCACAACTAAACGCTGAATTCAGAATACAAACAAGAAAAGAAAAAGGTGATAATATTTAGGAAGTGCGTCATAGATATTGTGGTTCTGGTGTCAGAGTTGAATTGGTGTCATTAACATTTCGACATACTCACACTCACATTAGGATATCAAGTCAATTCCCAAAGTGaaaattaattaaatacctcATTGACAAATATGCAACTGAGTATCTATTGATTTACTAAATTGACTTTATATCAGATGAAATGATAACCAGTTGACATACAGTCGGATTTTGTATTAGTCCCAGTCTAATCTCTTTGATAATATGACTTTAGCTACTGTATGTCTTACGTATGTGCTTTCAGGTCCAGGACATCACAGTGAGCCTGTTTGTGCAGAGGCACCTTCCCACTGAGATCCGTATGTTGGCATGTATGATCCTGTTTGAAACTAAGCCACCTTTGGCTTTGGTGTCTACAGTGACTGAATTCCTATTGGAGGAGGCTGACATGCATGTGGCTAGCTTTTCTTACTCTCTCATTAGGAGCATTGCCAAATCAAGCACTCCGGACAACCACTTCCTGTGAGTGTTTTTATCTGGGAAGAGTGACATTTGTTCTGTCAATGCTTCTGATTATGCATTTCAACTATGGCTGTTTTGTTATCTTTGTTAAAGCTCAACAGCCTGCAATGTCGCTGAGAAAATCCTGGCCCCTAAATTTGGTCGTGTCAGTTACCACTACAGCAAAGCTATGCGCCTAGATTGGTTTAATGGTAAGTTCAAAGGACCTGTAAGCGGCATGGGTTTACTTTgagaacatacagtatatgaaagGCTGAGGAAACTGTTTTCTTCGCTCATCAGCAAAAAACATTGACTGATCACATATCTCTTGAATATCCAGACGACTTCTTGATTGGTACAGCCACTGAGATCTTCATGCTGAAAAATGCTGCAAGCTACATCCCAACAGAAATAGTGACTAAAGGGAAATTCCATTTCATTGGCAAAATATTACAACTTGTGGAGGTAATGTTCATATTAATTGTTTTGTACTTGTTCTGTTTCATGCTGAAGTAAAACATTATTTGACTATTGTTTGTGTCATAAAGCTTGGTTTCCGTGCTGATGGAATTAAGGAACTGTTTAGACAGAACATTCAAGTTAACGGCCATCTCAGCTACACTGACTTCGAGGCCATATTCAAAGTGGTGAGTTCATGACTTTTCAAAACGCATACTGCACTGTTGAGGGCACTAAAAAAGTGCCCTCAAATGTACTGTATCATTCCTTCAAACTAAACTTTGTTCTATTGAATCATCTTCTTTCAGCTGCAAGATTGGCAGACATTGCCCGAGGATAAGCCTCTTTTGTCTGCCTATACACGAATCTTTGGTCAAGAGTTCTTCTTCGCGGATTTGAACAAGGACTTAATTCAGAGTATTATCAAGGTGAGATTTCTACAGTCAATCAAGTATTGCATGTTACTCAGTATAACATCATGTCCCTCTCTATCCACTCTGGGCAATAACAAAACCTCATGATACACATTTCCTGTGGTCTCCATAAGCTGTTACACACTGTGCTCTTCTGCCACGGTATCTCCATGCAGACTGTCAGTCCATCTGCAGGCAAAAAGAGCCCAGTCTGGAGAATGATTGAAAATCTTCAGAAGGGGATGTCATGGCACTGGACCAAGGCCTTCCTTATGTTTGAGACCCGTTACATCCAAGCCACCTCCCTCGGTCTCCCACTGGAAATCAGCAAAtattataacacagtaacaaccATTACCGTCAATGGTAAACATTGAATACCAAGGCCATTTTAATTCCAAAGCAGAataccattttttaaataaatatatacataatCAATAAAACGCAAACATTTTCTCTTATGTAGCTGAGGCTGCAATCAGCCCACCACTGACTGATCGCCTGGGACAATTGTTGACCTCAGATGTTTCACTAGTGACTGATGGATTTGCTGGGTAATATATGTATTTATGTTTTGGTAGCTGGGGCAGTCAAAGTCCTTGCATATTTGTATGTTTCTTGTAAAGGATTGTGAGAAAAGAGAGGTAGTGCTAGAGTAGTGGGTTGCTTGCTGCACTACCAAGTAAGTGTGATCGGGAGGCACTGAGGGCAGCGGCTTACACAGCTTGACCACCCCAGGCCTCGGCAAGTATTTATTCAATATTTTGCATCATATTATGAGAAGAACAATACTATGAGGAACCCTCCCAGATCAATGGCTTCAGGGCTCAATTATTGTTCAATGCTATTACAGtgaggggaaaaaagtatttgatcccctgctgattttgtacgttttcCCACCGACAaaaaatgatcagtctataattttaatggtaggtttatttgaacagtgagagacagaataacaacaaaaattcagaaaaacgcatgtcaaaaattgTCTAAATTGATTttcattttaatgagggaaataagtatttgacccctctgcaaaacatgacttattacttggtggcaaaacccttgttggcaatcacagaggtcagatgtttcttgtagttggccaccaggtttgcacacatctcaggagggattttgtcccactcctctttgcagatcttttccaagtcattaaggtttcgaggctgatgtttggcaactcgaacattcagctccctccacagattttctatgggattaaggtctggagactggctaggccactccaggaccttaatgtgcttcttgagccactcctttgttgccttggccgtgtgttttgggtcattgccatgctggaatacccatccacgacccattttcaatgcccaggctgagggaaggaggttctcacccaagatttgatggtacatggccccgtccatcgtccctttgatgcggtgaagttgtccagtccccttagcagaaaaacacccccaaagcataatgtttccacctccatgtttgacggtggggatggtgttcttggggtcataggcagcattcctcctcctccaaacacggcgagttgagttgatgccaaagagctccattttggtctcatctgaccacaacactttcacccagttgtcctctgaatcattcagatgttcattggcaaacttcagacgggcatgtatatgtgctttcttgagcagggggaccttgcgggcgctgcaggatttcagtccttcacggcgtagtgtgttcccaattgttttcttggtgactatggtcccagcagccttgagatcattgacaagatcctcccgtgtagttctgggctgattcctcacctttctcatgatcattgcaactccacaaGGTGAGAtattgcatggagccccaggcagagggagattgacagttcttttgtgtttcttccatttgtgaataatcgcaccaactgttgtcaccttctcaccaagctgcttggcgatggtcttgtagcccattctagccttgtgtaggtctacaatcttgtccctgacatccttggagagctctttggtcttggccatggtggagagtttggattctgattgattgattgcttctgtggacaggtgtcttttatacaggtaacaaactgagattaggagcactccctttaagagtgtgctcctaatctcagctcgttacctgtataaaagacacctgggagtcAGAAATCTTTCTCATtgagaggggtcaaatacttatttccctcattaaaatgcaaataaatttagaacatttttgacatgcgtttttctggattttttgttgccattctgtctctcactgttcaaatgaacctaccattaaaattatagactgatcatttctttgtcagtgggcaaacgtacaaaatcagcagtggatcaaatacttttttccctcactgtataacTGATTGTGTTTTATATGTAATTTTGCTGCAGTTTCTCCAAGGACCAATTTGTCTTCCATGGGATAAACACTGACATTTTCCAGTGTGGTGTGGAACTGAAGAGTAAAACAGTAGTTGCCATGCCATGGGAAATCAGCATGAAAATGAACATCaaacaaaatacatttgaaattGACCTTCCTGCTTGCAAAGAGGAGACTAAGCTTTTCTCAGTCAAGTATGTTTCTCACATTTCATTACACCTGTCAAAAACAATATTTTACGTGTCGAAATGGATAGTAATTTAACAGATGCTAGATTTCTTTTTGTTACAATAGGTTTGACGTATATGCGGTCTCAAGGAATATTGAGGAGCCATCACTTGCTAAAATGACCCCAATGATGCCTGACTCTATTGAGGCTAATGAGGATATAGAGCCACCTAAGCAAAGCTATTTGACCTCTGGACAAAAGGTACAACCACTCTCCAAGGCAAAGATTATTACACGCAAAGTAAGATAGATATGTGTGCACTCCTAATATGCTTTCTTTTTTGCTAAATAGATTGTCAAATTTGACACTTACCATCCACAAGTAAAGGTGTGTGCAGAGGCTAACATCTATGGGGCAGCTTTCTGTGTTGAGTCAGAGGCAACGAGATCACACTACATTGATGAATACCCCCTTTACTACTTCTTGGGATACACCAACTTTGCATATACAATTCAACCAGGTAACAGCATATACAAGTATAAAGTATGACATAATATGCCTTTTCTTGTACATTGTTTTGGACTGTCATTTATTAAGCCTTATTGGATGTGCCAGGAACTGGTCCAGTGGTAGTGCTGCCGACCCCGGACGGCACATCAGCCCTGTGGCAGGGTTCAGTCCTTGCTTACACCTTACTTAACTGGACCTATTCTATACATCCCTCTAATCTATCTTTGCCTTTCATTCTTTCACAATAAAGCAAAAAACATTTGAAAAGAAAATGGAATTCCATTTTAAAAAACAATCCTCATTAGATTTCATAAGTGTGACTATATAATCGAATTCCTCTCTTTCATTATCAGTCCAGTCCAACAAACCTGTTGACAAGATTCACATTGAGATGAACGCCAGCCCAACCAAGGACCCAGTTAGTGTCCGCCACCTGCTTGACACCCTGCGGAGGCTTTCCAAGGTACTTGGTCATGGTTGTACTGTCATGATCTGCACACATGCATTGCTAAGTTCATACAGTATGTGACCATTTCTACTCTATTTTTGTGTTTGCAGGACGCAACCAATagtttccatctctcctctggttcctcaaGCAGCAGAACGTCTCATCAAGCAAGCTTCAAAGCCAAAGAAGCTTCTGCTTCTGAGGTAGGGCTATGGCTGAAGTGCACCACTGACTACTGTAACtttttgttgtggttgttgttttaAGGGGGGGTGTATTCAATCTCAATAAATATTCAAAGACAGTTTCATTACTGTCTGCATTATTTCAGACATGGCGACAGTATTATGTATTTCACTCTGAAACCTAGTTGTGTTTACAAAACAGTGATGGTGGTATAAAGACCTTTGTGCCTTCTTGTACTCCTCCTCAGGCTTGGAATGCCAATCCTGAACCATTGTTCACCATCAAGGTTCTGGCCATGAGTGGCAAGACAAAGCCAGAGGGTTACGAAGCAGCTGCTTACTACACTCCTGCTGCCCAGATGGACAACACCCAGTTGATCGTGTCTCAGGTTGGGGAGGATGCCAACTGGAAGTTGTGCACAGATGCTAATGTGGATAAGGTCCGGCAGGAGCAGCTAAAGGTaatcagggttgggtaggttacctTCTAAATGTACTCTGTTACTAGTTAAcagtccaaaattgtaatcagtaacttaACTTTTTGATTACTCAAACTcggtaacgtaatctgattacattgagTTAATTTGAGATTACTTTCCCCGTAAGAaacattagaagaagacaaaaatgtatgctaccaattgaacaacatctattgcaggataaatcaatgttaaagtttacatagctggcaaTACATGGAAGTTAAATATTACTTTACGGGTTGGTAATGTAGGCTtattctaacccatcgctttctactacatataaacTACACgtttaaattatatctttacattgaaaaccaaagtctatcagaattccagtcattccaataaatgatATGCTCCTtgatagattagccaaattgttcatatttttttatttcacatttatttaaccaggtaagccagttgagaacaagttctcatttacaaatgcaacctgaccaagataaagtaaagcagtgcgacaaaaacaacaacacagagttacatgtaaataacacaatagaaaaatctatgtacagtgtgtgcaaatgtagaagagtagtgcaagtagagatactgggctgCAAAAGaacaagaggataaataacaatatggggatgaggtagttgggtgtgctatttacagattggctgtgtacaggtacagtgatcggtaaactgctctgacagctgatgcttaaatttAGGCAGTTTAAATTTGCATCGTGCAGCACAatctccaaaaagttctgggacactgtaaagtccatggagcataagagcacctcctcccagctgcccactgcactgagttTAGGAAACAccgtcaccaccgataaatccacgataattgaacatttcaataagcatttttctacggctggccatgctttccacctggctacccctaccctggtcaactgccctgcaccccccacagcaacttgcccaagcctcccccatttctccagcacccaaatccagatagcttatgttctgaaagagctgcaaaatctggactcttacaaatcagcagggctagacaatctggatcctctctttctaaaattatcagccaaaaacattgcaacccctattactagcctgttcaacctctctttcgtatcgtctgagatccccaaagatagAAAAGCcaccgcagtcatccccctcttcaaagtgggagacactctagacccaaactgttacaaacctatatctatcctaccctgcctttctaaggtcttcgaaagccaggTTAAAAaccagatcaccgaccatttcgaatcccaccataccttctccgctatgcaatctggctcccgagctggtcatgggtgcacctcagccacgctaaAGGACCTAAACGATATCACAatcaccatcgataaaagacagtactgtgcaaccgtcttcatcgacctggccaaggctttcgactctgtcaatcaccacattcttatcggcagactcaacagtcttggtttctcaaatgactgcctcgcctggttcaccaactacttctaagacagagttcagtgtgtcaaatcggagggcctgttgtccagacctctggcagtctctatgggggtgccacagggttcaattctcgggccgactcttttctctgtatacatcaatgatgtcactcttgctgctggtgattctctgatccacctctacgcagacgataccgTTCTgtgtacttctggcccttctttgtacactgttaactaacctccagatgagcttcaataccatacaactTTCCTTCCGtgtcctccaactgctcttatatacaagtaaaactaaatgcatgcttttcaaccgatcgctaccagcacctgcccgcccgtcctgCATCACTagtctggacggttctgacttagaacatgtggacatctacaaatgcccaggtgtctggttagactgtaaactctacttccagactcacattaagtatctacaatccaaaattaaatctagaatctgcttcctatttcgcaacaaagcctccttcactcatgctgccaaacataccctcgtaaaactaactatcctaccgatcctcgacttcggcgatgtcatttacaaaatagcctccaacactctactcacagtgccatccgttttgtcaccaaagccccatatactacccagcaCTGCAACctctatgctctcgttggcttgccctcgcttcatattcgtcaccaaacccactggctccaggttatctataagtctttgctaggtaaagccccatcttatctcagcttactggtcaccatagtagcacccacccgtagcacgcggtccagcaggtatatttcactggtcacccccaaagccaattcctcctttggccgcctttccttccagttctctgctgccaatgactggaacgaactgaaaaaaattactgaagctggagacttatatctcccacactaactttaagcaccagctgtcagggcagctcacagatcactgcacctgtacatagcccatctctaaatagcccatccaactacctcatctccatactgttattttttattttttgctcctttgcaccccaatatctctactcgcacattcatcttctgcacatttttcactccagtgtttaattgctcaattgtaattatttcgacgctatggcctatttattgccgtacCTCCCttgtcttacctcatttgcacacactgtttatagactttttttctattgtgttattgactgtatgttttattccatgtgtaactatgttgttgtttgtgtcgcactgctttgcttcatcttggccaggtcgcagttgtaaatgagaacttgttctcaactagcctacctggttaaataaaggtgaaataaaaaaatatatatataccttgtttgtttacatttacaatgtttacaaacaagGGAGGAAAACAAGCTTATGTTGGGTTCttatggagtgtgacagttgaactaagctcatgaggcatttacaaGTTTTATTCGTCAAGAatcaatgtat
Coding sequences:
- the vtg3 gene encoding vitellogenin 3, phosvitinless isoform X1; this translates as MWWFFLCHLVALAACDHISYEPGLNPKKTYEYKYEGMVNIGRGMPNLAESGVRLMCKVKIIGVSAQKFLLRVSNLNFEEFNGIPGKNAFVTSPKLTKRIAAELSKPFMFEYAKGRVGDIRTSAEVSDTIVNIVRGILGFFQVTVKTTQRVYELEEVGIHGLCQSTYANEEDANSQELSVTQIVDINNCKKKAAIYRGMALAVDNKLSKERGDSVISTVRYVYTVKPTVDGGLIKKAHALERQHFSPFNVKGGNSKLQAMKELVLLRVTDTVVTPTVGPMISRGNLVYKFVKALAQIPILMKKLDDPVPKIADMIKRLAQANIYQTDSTTSEDVVFLYQLLRVTSLENHEVLWKQLSGNDEHRRWLLDTIVEVADARVLKFLKNRFQAGDVSANEAGQTLLIAFNHLAAETDLLEMAKEFLSMPFSKSHPMLWNTVVLSYGSLVYRYCTYEYGPSCPVAVVQPLLDMVIDGLKRNSELDMLLALKAIGNAGHPSSIKTIRRFLPGVSATPVTLPARVLSAAVQSLRHLAVRDPHSVQDITVSLFVQRHLPTEIRMLACMILFETKPPLALVSTVTEFLLEEADMHVASFSYSLIRSIAKSSTPDNHFLSTACNVAEKILAPKFGRVSYHYSKAMRLDWFNDDFLIGTATEIFMLKNAASYIPTEIVTKGKFHFIGKILQLVELGFRADGIKELFRQNIQVNGHLSYTDFEAIFKVLQDWQTLPEDKPLLSAYTRIFGQEFFFADLNKDLIQSIIKTVSPSAGKKSPVWRMIENLQKGMSWHWTKAFLMFETRYIQATSLGLPLEISKYYNTVTTITVNAEAAISPPLTDRLGQLLTSDVSLVTDGFAGFSKDQFVFHGINTDIFQCGVELKSKTVVAMPWEISMKMNIKQNTFEIDLPACKEETKLFSVKFDVYAVSRNIEEPSLAKMTPMMPDSIEANEDIEPPKQSYLTSGQKIVKFDTYHPQVKVCAEANIYGAAFCVESEATRSHYIDEYPLYYFLGYTNFAYTIQPVQSNKPVDKIHIEMNASPTKDPVSVRHLLDTLRRLSKDATNSFHLSSGSSSSRTSHQASFKAKEASASEAWNANPEPLFTIKVLAMSGKTKPEGYEAAAYYTPAAQMDNTQLIVSQVGEDANWKLCTDANVDKVRQEQLKMHVRWGDECQSYEMSMKTATAHLPGSKPTLKAKIHWKTVSGYMTEVGKSIDKYIPGMAFLLGFYQEHDTNAKHEVSASVVAATRGSIAMTIKLPDLTVYHQAIAIPIQVTDFEDGQQYMGNSTLEMDREL
- the vtg3 gene encoding vitellogenin 3, phosvitinless isoform X3, which produces MWWFFLCHLVALAACDHISYEPGLNPKKTYEYKYEGMVNIGRGMPNLAESGVRLMCKVKIIGVSAQKFLLRVSNLNFEEFNGIPGKNAFVTSPKLTKRIAAELSKPFMFEYAKGRVGDIRTSAEVSDTIVNIVRGILGFFQVTVKTTQRVYELEEVGIHGLCQSTYANEEDANSQELSVTQIVDINNCKKKAAIYRGMALAVDNKLSKERGDSVISTVRYVYTVKPTVDGGLIKKAHALERQHFSPFNVKGGNSKLQAMKELVLLRVTDTVVTPTVGPMISRGNLVYKFVKALAQIPILMKKLDDPVPKIADMIKRLAQANIYQTDSTTSEDVVFLYQLLRVTSLENHEVLWKQLSGNDEHRRWLLDTIVEVADARVLKFLKNRFQAGDVSANEAGQTLLIAFNHLAAETDLLEMAKEFLSMPFSKSHPMLWNTVVLSYGSLVYRYCTYEYGPSCPVAVVQPLLDMVIDGLKRNSELDMLLALKAIGNAGHPSSIKTIRRFLPGVSATPVTLPARVLSAAVQSLRHLAVRDPHSVQDITVSLFVQRHLPTEIRMLACMILFETKPPLALVSTVTEFLLEEADMHVASFSYSLIRSIAKSSTPDNHFLSTACNVAEKILAPKFGRVSYHYSKAMRLDWFNDDFLIGTATEIFMLKNAASYIPTEIVTKGKFHFIGKILQLVELGFRADGIKELFRQNIQVNGHLSYTDFEAIFKVLQDWQTLPEDKPLLSAYTRIFGQEFFFADLNKDLIQSIIKTVSPSAGKKSPVWRMIENLQKGMSWHWTKAFLMFETRYIQATSLGLPLEISKYYNTVTTITVNAEAAISPPLTDRLGQLLTSDVSLVTDGFAGFSKDQFVFHGINTDIFQCGVELKSKTVVAMPWEISMKMNIKQNTFEIDLPACKEETKLFSVKFDVYAVSRNIEEPSLAKMTPMMPDSIEANEDIEPPKQSYLTSGQKIVKFDTYHPQVKVCAEANIYGAAFCVESEATRSHYIDEYPLYYFLGYTNFAYTIQPVQSNKPVDKIHIEMNASPTKDPVSVRHLLDTLRRLSKDATNSFHLSSGSSSSRTSHQASFKAKEASASEAWNANPEPLFTIKVLAMSGKTKPEGYEAAAYYTPAAQMDNTQLIVSQVGEDANWKLCTDANVDKVRQEQLKMHVRWGDECQSYEMSMKTATAHLPGSKPTLKAKIHWKTVSGYMTEVGKS
- the vtg3 gene encoding vitellogenin 3, phosvitinless isoform X2, with the translated sequence MWWFFLCHLVALAACDHISYEPGLNPKKTYEYKYEGMVNIGRGMPNLAESGVRLMCKVKIIGVSAQKFLLRVSNLNFEEFNGIPGKNAFVTSPKLTKRIAAELSKPFMFEYAKGRVGDIRTSAEVSDTIVNIVRGILGFFQVTVKTTQRVYELEEVGIHGLCQSTYANEEDANSQELSVTQIVDINNCKKKAAIYRGMALAVDNKLSKERGDSVISTVRYVYTVKPTVDGGLIKKAHALERQHFSPFNVKGGNSKLQAMKELVLLRVTDTVVTPTVGPMISRGNLVYKFVKALAQIPILMKKLDDPVPKIADMIKRLAQANIYQTDSTTSEDVVFLYQLLRVTSLENHEVLWKQLSGNDEHRRWLLDTIVEVADARVLKFLKNRFQAGDVSANEAGQTLLIAFNHLAAETDLLEMAKEFLSMPFSKSHPMLWNTVVLSYGSLVYRYCTYEYGPSCPVAVVQPLLDMVIDGLKRNSELDMLLALKAIGNAGHPSSIKTIRRFLPGVSATPVTLPARVLSAAVQSLRHLAVRDPHSVQDITVSLFVQRHLPTEIRMLACMILFETKPPLALVSTVTEFLLEEADMHVASFSYSLIRSIAKSSTPDNHFLSTACNVAEKILAPKFGRVSYHYSKAMRLDWFNDDFLIGTATEIFMLKNAASYIPTEIVTKGKFHFIGKILQLVELGFRADGIKELFRQNIQVNGHLSYTDFEAIFKVLQDWQTLPEDKPLLSAYTRIFGQEFFFADLNKDLIQSIIKTVSPSAGKKSPVWRMIENLQKGMSWHWTKAFLMFETRYIQATSLGLPLEISKYYNTVTTITVNAEAAISPPLTDRLGQLLTSDVSLVTDGFAGFSKDQFVFHGINTDIFQCGVELKSKTVVAMPWEISMKMNIKQNTFEIDLPACKEETKLFSVKFDVYAVSRNIEEPSLAKMTPMMPDSIEANEDIEPPKQSYLTSGQKIVKFDTYHPQVKVCAEANIYGAAFCVESEATRSHYIDEYPLYYFLGYTNFAYTIQPVQSNKPVDKIHIEMNASPTKDPVSVRHLLDTLRRLSKDATNSFHLSSGSSSSRTSHQASFKAKEASASEAWNANPEPLFTIKVLAMSGKTKPEGYEAAAYYTPAAQMDNTQLIVSQVGEDANWKLCTDANVDKVRQEQLKMHVRWGDECQSYEMSMKTATAHLPGSKPTLKAKIHWKTVSGYMTEVGKSIDKYIPGMAFLLGFYQEHDTNAKHEVSASVVAATRGSIAMTIKLPDVVDSISSGDRYSNPSDRF